From the genome of Glycine max cultivar Williams 82 chromosome 2, Glycine_max_v4.0, whole genome shotgun sequence, one region includes:
- the MCCA gene encoding methylcrotonoyl-CoA carboxylase subunit alpha, mitochondrial, which translates to MASLALLRRKLIITRTTLSYSHVRARAFSAGNNKHRIEKILVANRGEIACRITRTARRLGIQTVAVYSDADRDSLHVATADEAIRIGPPPARLSYLNGASIVDAAIRSGAQAIHPGYGFLSESADFAKLCEESGLTFIGPPASAIRDMGDKSASKRIMGAAGVPLVPGYHGYDQDIEKMKLEADRIGYPVLIKPTHGGGGKGMRIVHTPDEFVESFLAAQREAAASFGVNTILLEKYITRPRHIEVQIFGDKHGNVLHLYERDCSVQRRHQKIIEEAPAPNISADFRAQLGVAAVSAAKAVNYYNAGTVEFIVDTVSDEFYFMEMNTRLQVEHPVTEMIVGQDLVEWQILVANGEALPLSQSQVPLSGHAFEARIYAENVQKGFLPATGVLHHYHVPVSSAVRVETGVKEGDKVSMHYDPMIAKLVVWGENRAAALVKLKDSLSKFQVAGLPTNVNFLQKLANHRAFANGNVETHFIDNYKEDLFVDANNSVSVKEAYEAARLNASLVAACLIEKEHFILARNPPGGSSLLPIWYSSPPFRIHHQAKRRMELEWDNEYGSGSSKIMKLTITYQPDGRYLIETEQNGSPVLEVKSTYVKDNYFRVEAAGVINDVNVAVYSKDQIRHIHIWQGSCHHYFREKLGLELSEDEESQHKPKVETSANPQGTVVAPMAGLVVKVLVENKTRVEEGQPVLVLEAMKMEHVVKAPSSGYVHGLQLMVGEQVSDGSVLFSVKDQ; encoded by the exons ATGGCTTCTCTGGCGTTGCTCCGCAGAAAGCTTATCATCACCAGAACCACACTCTCCTACTCGCACGTGCGCGCACGAGCCTTCTCCGCGGGAAACAACAAACACCGCATCGAGAAGATTCTAGTAGCCAACCGCGGCGAAATCGCTTGCAGGATCACGCGGACCGCGCGGAGGCTCGGCATTCAAACCGTCGCCGTTTACAGCGACGCCGACAGGGATTCGCTCCACGTGGCAACCGCCGACGAGGCCATTCGAATCGGACCGCCGCCGGCGCGGCTCAGTTACTTGAACGGAGCCTCCATCGTCGACGCCGCAATTCGCTCCGGCGCGCAG GCTATTCACCCTGGGTATGGATTCTTGTCGGAGAGTGCTGACTTCGCCAAGCTCTGTGAGGAGAGTGGTCTCACTTTTATAGGGCCTCCTGCGTCTGCTATTCGAGATATGGGTGACAAGAG TGCATCGAAGAGAATAATGGGAGCTGCAGGTGTGCCTCTTGTACCTGGATATCACGGATATGATCAAGATATTGAAAAAATGAAGTTGGAAGCTGATAGAATTGGATATCCAGTCCTAATTAAGCCAACTCATGGTGGAGGTGGAAAG GGTATGAGGATTGTACACACTCCAGATGAGTTTGTTGAATCCTTCTTAGCTGCACAACGGGAAGCAGCTGCTTCTTTTGGCGTCAACACAATATTGTTGGAGAAGTATATTACACGGCCAAGACACATAGAAGTCCAG ATATTTGGGGATAAGCATGGGAATGTTCTGCATTTGTATGAGCGAGATTGCAGTGTTCAGAGAAGAcaccaaaaaataattgaagaagCTCCAGCT CCAAACATTTCTGCTGACTTTCGTGCACAATTGGGTGTAGCCGCTGTTTCAGCTGCAAAG GCAGTTAATTATTACAATGCTGGGACTGTGGAGTTTATAGTTGATACAGTCTCTGATGAATTTTACTTTATGGAGATGAATACACGTCTTCAG GTTGAGCATCCTGTTACAGAAATGATTGTTGGTCAGGATCTTGTTGAATGGCAAATCCTTGTTGCCAATGGAGAAGCTCTTCCATTGAGTCAATCACAAGTACCCTTATCAG GTCATGCTTTTGAAGCTCGAATCTATGCTGAAAATGTTCAAAAAGGGTTTCTTCCAGCAACTGGAGTTCTACACCATTATCATGTTCCAGTCTCATCTGCAG TCCGAGTGGAGACTGGAgttaaagaaggagacaaagtTAGCATGCACTATGATCCTATGATTGCTAAGCTTGTGGTGTGGGGAGAAAATCGTGCTGCTGCCTTGGTCAAACTCAAGGATAGTCTGTCAAAGTTTCAG gttgCAGGTCTGCCAACCAATGTCAACTTTCTTCAAAAGCTTGCTAATCACAGGGCATTTGCAAATGGCAATGTGGAGACTCATTTTATTGATAACTACAAAGAAGACCTCTTTGTTGATGCTAACAATTCAGTGTCTGTGAAAGAAGCATATGAAGCTGCTAGACTTAATGCATCCCTGGTGGCCGCATGCCTCATTGAAAAAGAGCATTTCATATTGGCTAGAAATCCACCTG GGGGCAGCAGCTTGCTCCCTATATGGTATTCTTCTCCACCTTTCAGAATCCATCATCAAGCTAAGCGTAGAATGGAACTTGAGTGGGATAATGAATATGGTAGTGGTAGCTCAAAGATCATGAAGCTTACCATCACTTATCAGCCTGATGGGAGATACCTAATTGAG ACAGAACAAAATGGATCTCCTGTTTTAGAAGTGAAATCAACATATGTAAAAGATAACTATTTTAGAGTTGAAGCTGCTGGTGTAATCAATGATGTTAATGTAGCTGTTTATTCAAAG GATCAAATAAGGCATATTCATATTTGGCAAGGGTCCTGTCATCATTATTTCAGAGAGAAACTAGGCCTGGAGCTGTCTGAGGATGAAGAATCCCAACATAAACCCAAAGTTGAAACATCAGCCAACCCTCAAGGGACAGTTGTAGCACCCATGGCAGGCTTGGTAGTTAAGGTTCTAGTGGAGAACAAGACAAGAGTGGAGGAAGGACAACCTGTGTTAGTATTGGAAGCAATGAAGATGGAG CATGTTGTAAAGGCACCTTCTTCTGGCTATGTGCATGGGCTTCAACTTATGGTGGGTGAACAGGTTTCAGATGGCAGTGTTCTTTTCAGTGTAAAG GATCAATAA